Below is a window of Bacteroidales bacterium DNA.
GATGAAGGGAAACCTGCTGCACTTGTGCACAATACTTCTATTGCAAAAGCGTTTATGGAGTTAACTGAAAATTTATCACAGCAACTATCTTTATGGGCTGAATTTAAATCAGTAACAGATGTTTTCAAACATACTCATACGAATAATAATACAGATAAATAAATCTCAAGAAATTATAAATTTAAAAAATCTGAAAAATGGATACAAAAGAAGAATTAATAAAAAAAGTAAACAATGTAATTGACCAGATCAGGCCTTACCTGGAAGCTGATGGCGGTAATATAAGCTTTGTGGAACTTACAGATGATAATGTGGTTAATGTGCAACTTCACGGTGCCTGCCACAGCTGCCCTATGAGCATAATGACACTGAAAAACGGAGTGGAAGCTGCAGTAAAAAAAGCAATTCCCGAGATCAAATCCGTTGAGGCTGTAAATCTTTGAGAACTACTGCCCATTAAAACAATTTAATTATTTATAATTGTGTGAGGCACATTTTTAATAATGGGTTCAGAAAAAACAATAAATAGAATTGGTAT
It encodes the following:
- a CDS encoding NifU family protein — protein: MDTKEELIKKVNNVIDQIRPYLEADGGNISFVELTDDNVVNVQLHGACHSCPMSIMTLKNGVEAAVKKAIPEIKSVEAVNL